The following proteins are co-located in the Streptomyces asiaticus genome:
- a CDS encoding FAD binding domain-containing protein, translating to MKEFGYQRVLEVSEAVSVLGADPDARFLGGGTNLVDLMKTGVERPGRLVDVRELPLDHVEVTPDGDVRIGATVTNSDLAAHPEVRRRYPALAQAVLAGASGQLRNMATVGGNLLQRTRCGYFTDVAGPCNKRLPGSGCPAIEGEHHNHAILGASEHCVATHPSDMGVALAAFDAVVRYETADGPGELPLADFYLPVGDTPHLETALPSGALITGITLPPAPVAAHSRYRKVRERASYAFAIGSIAAALEVRDGIVQEVRLAFGAVASRPWRALAAERALTGGPATAEAFAAAADAELAAADPLPHNGYKVPLMRNLVVALLTELTEEAAR from the coding sequence ATGAAGGAGTTCGGCTACCAGCGGGTCCTCGAGGTCTCCGAGGCGGTCTCCGTGCTCGGCGCCGACCCCGACGCGCGTTTCCTCGGCGGCGGCACCAATCTGGTCGATCTGATGAAGACCGGCGTCGAGCGGCCGGGACGCCTGGTCGACGTGCGCGAACTGCCCCTGGACCACGTCGAGGTGACGCCGGACGGGGACGTGCGCATCGGGGCCACCGTCACCAACAGCGATCTCGCCGCCCACCCCGAGGTGCGGCGCCGCTACCCGGCCCTCGCCCAGGCCGTCCTGGCCGGTGCGTCCGGGCAGCTGCGGAACATGGCCACCGTCGGCGGCAACCTCCTCCAGCGCACCCGCTGCGGCTACTTCACCGATGTGGCCGGGCCCTGCAACAAGCGCCTCCCCGGCAGCGGCTGCCCGGCCATCGAGGGCGAGCACCACAACCACGCGATCCTCGGCGCCTCCGAGCACTGCGTGGCCACCCACCCCTCGGACATGGGGGTCGCGCTCGCCGCCTTCGACGCCGTCGTACGGTACGAAACCGCCGACGGGCCGGGCGAGTTGCCGCTCGCGGACTTCTATCTGCCCGTGGGCGACACCCCACACCTGGAGACCGCGCTGCCGTCCGGCGCGCTGATCACCGGTATCACCCTGCCCCCGGCCCCGGTGGCCGCCCACTCCCGCTACCGCAAGGTCCGCGAGCGCGCGTCCTACGCCTTCGCGATCGGTTCGATCGCCGCCGCCCTCGAGGTCCGGGACGGGATCGTCCAGGAGGTCCGCCTCGCCTTCGGGGCGGTCGCCTCCCGGCCGTGGCGGGCGCTGGCGGCCGAGCGGGCGCTGACCGGGGGCCCGGCGACCGCCGAGGCGTTCGCCGCCGCCGCGGACGCGGAGCTGGCCGCCGCCGATCCACTGCCCCACAACGGATACAAGGTGCCGCTGATGCGCAACCTCGTCGTGGCCCTGCTGACCGAACTCACCGAGGAGGCCGCCCGATGA
- a CDS encoding Gfo/Idh/MocA family protein, with protein MRIGIMGLGRIGAFHAETLATLDAVDSLVVTDPVAAAATAAAERFGAHAVDSPEAVLAAGVDGVVIAAATDAHPELILAAVRAGVPVFCEKPVARTIEESLDVLRAVEGGGVEVQIGYNRRFDPGYAAARAAVVSGELGPLHTVRSTTLDPEPPPAAYVAVSGGIFRDCAVHDFDTVRWITGREVAEVYATGANRGAEYIAAAGDVDTASALLTLDDGTLAVVSNTRHNPRGYDARLELHGMTDSVAAGLEDRLPLRSVEPGATFPGGTPHHFFMDRFAAAYRAELTAFTEVVAGLRSSPCTVADAVEAGWIAEACTLSLREHRPVTMEEVRKA; from the coding sequence ATGCGTATCGGCATCATGGGCCTGGGCCGGATCGGCGCCTTCCACGCCGAGACCCTGGCCACGCTCGACGCGGTGGACTCCCTCGTGGTCACCGACCCGGTCGCCGCGGCCGCCACCGCCGCCGCCGAGCGCTTCGGCGCCCACGCGGTCGACTCGCCGGAGGCCGTACTCGCGGCCGGAGTGGACGGCGTCGTGATCGCCGCGGCCACCGACGCCCACCCGGAACTCATCCTCGCCGCCGTGCGGGCGGGCGTACCGGTCTTCTGCGAGAAGCCCGTGGCGCGCACGATCGAGGAGAGCCTCGATGTCCTCCGCGCGGTGGAGGGCGGTGGGGTGGAGGTCCAGATCGGCTACAACCGGCGCTTCGACCCCGGTTACGCGGCCGCGCGGGCGGCGGTGGTCAGCGGTGAGCTCGGGCCGTTGCACACCGTACGGTCCACCACCTTGGACCCCGAGCCGCCCCCGGCCGCCTACGTGGCCGTCTCCGGTGGCATCTTCCGCGACTGCGCCGTGCACGACTTCGACACCGTCCGCTGGATCACCGGCCGCGAGGTCGCCGAGGTCTACGCGACCGGCGCCAACCGCGGCGCCGAGTACATCGCGGCCGCCGGAGACGTGGACACCGCCTCCGCCCTCCTCACCCTGGACGACGGCACCCTCGCCGTGGTCTCCAACACCCGCCACAACCCCCGGGGTTACGATGCCCGCCTGGAGCTCCACGGCATGACGGACAGCGTGGCCGCGGGCCTGGAGGACAGGCTGCCGCTGCGCTCCGTCGAACCGGGCGCCACCTTCCCCGGCGGCACACCGCACCACTTCTTCATGGACCGCTTCGCCGCCGCCTACCGGGCCGAGCTCACCGCCTTCACCGAGGTCGTGGCGGGTCTGCGGTCCTCCCCCTGCACCGTCGCCGACGCCGTCGAGGCCGGCTGGATCGCCGAGGCCTGCACGCTTTCGTTGCGCGAACACCGCCCCGTGACCATGGAAGAGGTACGCAAGGCATGA
- a CDS encoding Gfo/Idh/MocA family protein → MTTAEPLRIGVLGAARISELSLVGPARAGGHRLVAVAARTRDRADAFAAEHGVERVLDTYADVIADPEVEVVYNPLANSLHGPWNLAALAAGKHVLTEKPSASNAEEATEVRDAAAKAGTVFMEGFHYLFHPVTRRLHELLDSGELGEPRHIETTMTMPAPPGSDPRWSLPLAGGALMDLGCYSLHAQATLAPWAGGPPRLVTARGGARHGAPDVDEWLDADLAFPGGATGSARCHMAHEEWRMSFRVIGSRGEATAMNFVQPHLDDRVVVRTPAGERTEELGKRSSYTYQLDAYAAHVRHGTPLPLDAEDALTTMSLIDACYRAAGFPPRPRTALPVPG, encoded by the coding sequence ATGACGACAGCCGAGCCGCTGCGCATCGGGGTCCTGGGCGCCGCCCGGATCTCCGAGCTCTCCCTCGTCGGCCCCGCCCGTGCGGGCGGCCACCGCCTCGTCGCCGTGGCCGCCCGCACCCGTGACCGGGCCGATGCCTTCGCCGCCGAGCACGGCGTCGAGCGCGTCCTGGACACCTACGCCGACGTGATCGCCGACCCCGAGGTGGAGGTCGTCTACAACCCGCTGGCCAACAGCCTGCACGGGCCGTGGAACCTCGCCGCGCTCGCCGCGGGCAAGCATGTGCTGACCGAGAAGCCCTCGGCGAGCAACGCGGAGGAGGCCACCGAGGTGCGCGACGCCGCCGCCAAGGCGGGCACCGTGTTCATGGAGGGCTTCCACTACCTCTTCCACCCCGTCACCCGCCGCCTCCACGAACTGCTCGACTCCGGGGAGCTCGGGGAGCCGCGGCACATCGAGACGACGATGACCATGCCCGCCCCGCCCGGGTCCGACCCCCGCTGGTCCCTGCCCCTGGCCGGGGGCGCCCTGATGGACCTGGGCTGCTACAGCCTGCACGCGCAAGCCACCCTCGCCCCCTGGGCCGGTGGTCCCCCGCGCCTGGTCACCGCCCGGGGCGGCGCCCGGCACGGCGCACCGGACGTGGACGAGTGGCTGGACGCGGACCTGGCCTTCCCCGGCGGTGCCACCGGATCCGCCCGCTGCCACATGGCACATGAGGAGTGGCGGATGAGTTTCAGGGTCATCGGCTCACGGGGCGAGGCGACGGCCATGAACTTCGTCCAGCCTCATCTGGACGACCGGGTCGTGGTGCGTACGCCCGCGGGTGAACGGACGGAGGAGCTGGGCAAGCGGTCCTCGTACACCTACCAACTGGACGCGTACGCCGCGCACGTGCGGCACGGCACACCGCTTCCGCTGGACGCGGAGGACGCGCTGACCACCATGTCCCTGATCGACGCGTGCTACCGCGCCGCCGGGTTCCCGCCCCGGCCGCGCACCGCGCTCCCGGTCCCGGGCTGA
- a CDS encoding phytanoyl-CoA dioxygenase family protein, giving the protein MPLIAPRSHAWLSEADCSLDAFRTLVERTTDPGDHPGADAVEQNIPVYDGDRLRTRAATASGRREAQAELVHALLDGPGIVVFKGAFPDVSVLDRATEAFTALIERERAAGGARGDHFARPGANDRVWNALEKLALSAPEVFADYYANDLIALVATAWLGPGYQVTSQINQVNPGGAAQSVHRDYHLGFLSEARAAAYPAHVHRLSPVLTLQGAVAHCAMPVESGPTLYLPYSQAYEPGYLAWRRPEFMAYFAEHHVQLPLEAGDAVFFNPALFHAAGHNRSADIRRMANLLQISSAFGRAMETVDREAVANAVFPVLRRRKAEGATEDWLHNVVAACAEGYPFPTNLDLDPPVGGLAPDSQADTLRRALERDWSPETLRTELRAGAERRQS; this is encoded by the coding sequence ATGCCCCTCATCGCTCCGAGGTCTCATGCCTGGCTCAGTGAGGCCGACTGTTCCCTCGATGCCTTCCGTACCCTGGTCGAGCGGACCACCGACCCCGGCGACCACCCCGGCGCCGACGCCGTGGAGCAGAACATCCCCGTCTACGACGGCGACCGCCTGCGGACCCGGGCCGCCACGGCTTCCGGCCGCCGGGAGGCGCAGGCGGAACTGGTCCACGCCCTGCTGGACGGCCCCGGCATCGTGGTGTTCAAGGGTGCCTTCCCCGACGTGTCGGTCCTGGACCGGGCCACCGAGGCGTTCACGGCGCTGATCGAGCGGGAACGGGCGGCGGGCGGCGCCCGCGGTGACCACTTCGCCAGGCCCGGCGCCAACGACCGGGTGTGGAACGCGCTGGAGAAGCTGGCCCTGAGCGCACCGGAGGTCTTCGCCGACTACTACGCCAACGACCTCATCGCCCTCGTGGCCACCGCCTGGCTCGGCCCCGGCTACCAGGTCACCTCGCAGATCAACCAGGTCAACCCGGGCGGCGCGGCCCAGAGCGTGCACCGCGACTACCACCTCGGTTTCCTCTCCGAGGCGCGGGCCGCGGCCTATCCCGCCCATGTCCACCGGCTCTCCCCCGTGCTGACCTTGCAGGGCGCGGTCGCCCACTGCGCCATGCCGGTCGAGTCCGGCCCGACGCTCTATCTGCCCTACTCGCAGGCGTACGAGCCCGGCTATCTGGCCTGGCGCCGCCCGGAGTTCATGGCCTACTTCGCCGAGCACCACGTCCAGCTGCCCCTGGAGGCGGGCGACGCGGTCTTCTTCAACCCCGCGCTGTTCCACGCCGCCGGGCACAACCGCTCGGCGGACATCCGGCGGATGGCCAACCTGCTCCAGATCTCCTCCGCGTTCGGCCGCGCCATGGAGACCGTCGACCGTGAGGCGGTGGCCAACGCCGTCTTCCCCGTACTGCGGCGGCGCAAGGCCGAAGGCGCCACCGAGGACTGGCTGCACAACGTGGTCGCGGCCTGCGCCGAAGGCTACCCGTTCCCCACCAACCTCGACCTCGACCCGCCGGTCGGCGGCCTCGCCCCGGACTCCCAGGCCGACACCCTCCGGCGGGCCCTGGAGCGGGACTGGAGCCCGGAGACCCTCCGTACGGAACTGCGGGCCGGCGCCGAGCGCCGCCAGAGCTGA
- a CDS encoding TetR/AcrR family transcriptional regulator produces the protein MRAERDARLRSDAAANRERILEVALAELTRSAEVPLSTIAKKAGVGQGTLYRHFPSREALVLEIYRHEMRQVADTAAELLRTRAPDQALREWMGHLARFAMAKAGLADALHKAISASCGQEKPGHGQMTEAVALLLRANEEVGTIRPGVTTDDFLLAIAGLWQIGPGENGQARARRLLDLVMDGLRTGAPGAEAAADGAS, from the coding sequence GTGCGGGCAGAGAGGGACGCGCGTCTGCGCTCGGACGCGGCTGCGAACCGCGAGCGCATCCTGGAAGTGGCGCTGGCGGAGCTGACGCGCTCGGCGGAGGTCCCGCTGAGCACCATCGCGAAGAAGGCGGGCGTCGGGCAGGGCACGCTGTACCGCCACTTCCCCAGCCGCGAGGCCCTCGTCCTGGAGATCTACCGCCATGAGATGCGGCAGGTGGCCGACACCGCGGCCGAGCTGCTGCGCACCCGAGCGCCGGATCAGGCGCTGCGGGAGTGGATGGGGCACCTGGCCCGGTTCGCCATGGCCAAGGCCGGTCTCGCCGACGCGCTGCACAAGGCCATCAGCGCGTCCTGCGGCCAGGAGAAACCGGGGCACGGCCAGATGACCGAGGCAGTGGCGCTCCTGCTGCGGGCCAACGAGGAGGTCGGCACCATCCGCCCGGGCGTCACCACCGACGACTTCCTGCTCGCCATCGCCGGCCTGTGGCAGATCGGCCCCGGCGAGAACGGGCAGGCACGCGCCAGACGGCTGCTGGACCTCGTCATGGACGGGCTGCGCACGGGCGCGCCCGGGGCGGAGGCGGCAGCCGACGGGGCGAGCTGA
- a CDS encoding ferritin-like domain-containing protein, translating into MSDDFVLDVTRIRDDARRKMAAGPVTDAYGLDKNRVIGILNDVIATEVVCWLRYTRHAISASGIDRAQVSSEFTEHAKEEMQHALRAAERVSQLGGDPDFDPASLTQRAHTDYTTPADNDLKAMLEHNLLAERIVIISYQEIIRWLGEHDPTTRRLMESILEEEEEHADDLVDLIGV; encoded by the coding sequence ATGAGCGACGACTTCGTACTGGACGTGACCAGGATCCGCGACGACGCCCGCCGGAAGATGGCGGCGGGCCCGGTGACGGACGCCTACGGTCTGGACAAGAACCGGGTCATCGGCATCCTCAACGACGTCATCGCGACCGAGGTGGTGTGCTGGCTGCGCTACACCCGCCACGCCATCTCGGCCAGCGGCATCGACCGCGCCCAAGTGTCCTCGGAGTTCACCGAGCACGCGAAGGAGGAGATGCAGCACGCGCTGCGCGCCGCGGAACGCGTCTCGCAGCTCGGCGGCGACCCCGACTTCGACCCCGCCTCGCTGACCCAGCGCGCCCACACCGACTACACCACCCCGGCCGACAATGACCTCAAGGCGATGCTGGAGCACAATCTGCTCGCCGAGCGCATCGTGATCATCAGCTATCAGGAGATCATCCGCTGGCTGGGCGAACACGACCCGACCACCCGCCGGCTGATGGAGTCGATCCTGGAGGAAGAGGAGGAGCACGCCGACGATCTGGTGGATCTGATCGGCGTCTGA
- a CDS encoding DNA/RNA non-specific endonuclease, whose protein sequence is MATPPDPPQNAETASPASLVDRKGYDERFLGPSLPLPRPTGPDTETTVLPYTNFSVVFRPDRRLAAATAVTIDGAHLVDVERKDEWRFDPRLPEAQQAGAPVYRDNPLDKGHLVRRLDPVWGPNASMANDDTFHYTNAAPQMNVFNQGKQLWQGLENFLLDHAEEFHRKLTVFTGPVLENSDPPYRGIQVPLRFWKVAAFLQDGELASTAYVLDQSPDLSRDAAARVMAEAARAGDPPPLGAFRTFQVPVSDIARLTALDLGPLPAADRLTAGRRAAPRWTRLESYDDITVDAA, encoded by the coding sequence ATGGCCACTCCCCCCGATCCCCCGCAGAACGCGGAGACCGCGAGCCCGGCGTCCCTGGTGGACCGCAAGGGCTACGACGAGCGCTTCCTGGGCCCCTCCCTGCCGCTGCCCCGGCCGACCGGCCCCGATACCGAGACGACCGTCCTGCCCTACACCAACTTCAGCGTCGTCTTCCGCCCGGACCGCCGGCTGGCCGCGGCGACGGCCGTCACGATCGACGGCGCGCACCTGGTCGATGTGGAGCGCAAGGACGAATGGCGCTTCGACCCCCGCCTGCCCGAGGCCCAGCAGGCCGGTGCCCCCGTCTACCGGGACAACCCGCTGGACAAGGGACATCTGGTCCGCCGCCTCGATCCCGTATGGGGTCCGAACGCGTCCATGGCGAACGACGACACCTTCCACTACACCAACGCCGCTCCCCAGATGAACGTCTTCAACCAGGGCAAGCAGCTCTGGCAGGGGCTGGAGAACTTCCTGCTGGACCACGCCGAGGAGTTCCACAGGAAGCTGACGGTGTTCACCGGGCCCGTGCTCGAGAACTCCGATCCGCCCTACCGGGGCATCCAGGTGCCGCTCCGGTTCTGGAAGGTCGCCGCGTTCCTCCAGGACGGGGAGCTGGCGTCCACCGCCTATGTGCTCGACCAGAGCCCCGACCTCAGCCGGGACGCCGCCGCCCGGGTCATGGCGGAGGCCGCGCGGGCCGGAGACCCTCCCCCGCTCGGGGCGTTCCGCACCTTCCAGGTGCCGGTCTCCGACATCGCCCGCCTCACCGCCCTGGACCTGGGCCCGCTCCCGGCGGCCGACCGGCTGACCGCCGGAAGGCGCGCCGCACCCCGCTGGACCCGCCTGGAGTCCTACGACGACATCACCGTGGACGCCGCATGA
- a CDS encoding xanthine dehydrogenase family protein molybdopterin-binding subunit → MTTTTGTTTTTGAFGTARTRVEGREKVTGAARYAGDIPLPDLAHGWMVLSTVARGRVSAVESEPVLAMPGVLAVIHHENAPRVNLDYMGMIGKPDPILGVFQHDRVPFMGWPVALVLAERPEQAREAAEALVVRYEQEPHDIGFAAGHPDMYTPADSPFGPAVTSKGDVEAELAASAFVVDSEYTTPEEHHNPMEPHAATAHWDGGRLEVFDSNQGSTMVAAELAQIFSLDAESVRVRSEHVGGGFGSKTTRPHQVAAAMAATVLQRPVRVVMTRRQMFSTIGYRSPTAQRVRLGADESGRLRVLDHRSECVTSTVHEFIERSATVARVMYDADAHYTSDRVVRLDVPSPTFMRAPGEAPGSFALECAMDELAEKTGIDPIELRVRNEPDRGPVSGLPFSSRNLVACYEEGARRFGWADRDPRPGVRREGRWLLGTGMAAASFHSGAGPSTAAVTAEADGTFTVRINAADIGTGARTAINLVAADALAVDPERVRVVMADSDLGPAMLAGGSMGTRSWAWAVAIAVSELRERLALGGDIPPEGITARSDTTEAIGALAQKERHSFGAQFAEVAVDVTSGEVRVRRMLGIFAAGRIVNPLTARNQLVGGMIWGISMALHEEAVRDRASGGLVSPDLAGYHFAANADVPVVEADWVDDPDPDDPVGIKGVGEVGIVGAAAAISNAVWHATGVRHHNLPIRPDRVLSAGTNAPEPGHAG, encoded by the coding sequence ATGACCACGACGACCGGAACCACCACGACGACGGGCGCCTTCGGCACCGCGCGCACCCGCGTGGAGGGCCGGGAGAAGGTCACCGGAGCGGCCCGCTACGCGGGCGACATCCCCCTGCCCGACCTCGCCCACGGCTGGATGGTGCTGTCCACCGTGGCCCGCGGCCGCGTCAGCGCGGTCGAGTCCGAGCCGGTGCTCGCCATGCCCGGTGTCCTCGCGGTCATCCACCACGAAAACGCCCCGCGGGTCAACCTGGACTACATGGGCATGATCGGGAAGCCCGACCCGATCCTCGGGGTCTTCCAGCACGACCGTGTCCCCTTCATGGGCTGGCCGGTGGCGCTGGTCCTCGCCGAGCGGCCCGAGCAGGCCAGGGAGGCCGCGGAAGCGCTGGTCGTCCGGTACGAGCAGGAGCCGCACGACATCGGCTTCGCCGCCGGACACCCGGACATGTACACCCCTGCGGATTCGCCCTTCGGGCCGGCGGTGACGTCGAAGGGGGACGTCGAGGCCGAACTGGCCGCGTCCGCCTTCGTCGTGGACTCCGAGTACACCACCCCGGAAGAGCACCACAACCCCATGGAGCCGCACGCGGCGACGGCCCACTGGGACGGCGGCCGGCTGGAGGTCTTCGACTCCAACCAGGGCAGCACGATGGTGGCCGCCGAGCTCGCGCAGATCTTCTCCCTCGACGCGGAGTCGGTGCGGGTGCGGTCCGAGCACGTCGGCGGCGGCTTCGGCTCCAAGACCACCCGCCCGCACCAGGTGGCCGCCGCCATGGCCGCGACCGTTCTCCAGCGCCCGGTGCGCGTCGTCATGACCCGCCGCCAGATGTTCTCGACGATCGGCTACCGCAGCCCCACCGCGCAGCGGGTCAGGCTCGGCGCCGATGAGTCGGGGCGGCTGCGGGTGCTGGACCACCGGTCCGAGTGCGTCACGTCGACCGTCCACGAGTTCATCGAGCGGAGCGCCACGGTGGCCCGCGTGATGTACGACGCCGACGCGCACTACACCAGCGACCGCGTCGTACGGCTCGATGTGCCGAGCCCGACCTTCATGCGCGCGCCCGGCGAGGCACCGGGCTCGTTCGCGCTGGAGTGCGCCATGGACGAGCTCGCCGAGAAGACCGGCATCGACCCGATCGAGCTGCGCGTCCGCAACGAGCCCGACCGGGGCCCGGTCTCGGGCCTGCCGTTCAGCAGCCGCAATCTGGTCGCCTGCTACGAGGAGGGCGCCCGCAGGTTCGGCTGGGCCGACCGAGACCCCCGTCCGGGGGTGCGCCGCGAGGGGCGGTGGCTGCTCGGGACCGGTATGGCGGCGGCCAGCTTCCACTCCGGCGCCGGACCGTCCACGGCGGCCGTGACGGCGGAGGCGGACGGCACCTTCACCGTGCGCATCAACGCGGCGGACATCGGCACCGGCGCCCGGACCGCCATCAACCTGGTCGCCGCGGACGCGCTGGCGGTGGATCCGGAGCGGGTCCGGGTGGTCATGGCGGACAGTGACCTCGGCCCGGCGATGCTCGCCGGTGGCTCGATGGGCACGCGCTCCTGGGCGTGGGCGGTGGCGATCGCGGTGAGCGAACTGCGCGAGCGGCTGGCCCTGGGCGGCGACATCCCGCCCGAGGGGATCACCGCGCGGTCCGACACCACCGAGGCCATCGGCGCCCTGGCCCAGAAGGAACGGCACTCCTTCGGAGCGCAGTTCGCCGAGGTGGCCGTGGACGTCACCAGCGGAGAGGTCCGGGTGCGGCGGATGCTCGGCATCTTCGCGGCAGGCCGGATCGTCAACCCGCTGACCGCGCGCAACCAGCTCGTCGGCGGAATGATCTGGGGCATTTCCATGGCGCTGCACGAGGAGGCGGTCAGGGACCGGGCCTCGGGCGGCCTCGTCTCCCCCGACCTCGCGGGCTATCACTTCGCCGCCAACGCCGATGTGCCGGTCGTCGAGGCGGACTGGGTGGACGACCCGGACCCGGACGACCCGGTCGGCATCAAGGGCGTCGGCGAGGTCGGCATCGTGGGGGCCGCGGCGGCGATCTCCAACGCGGTGTGGCACGCCACCGGCGTCCGCCACCACAACCTGCCGATCCGCCCGGACCGGGTCCTGTCGGCGGGGACGAACGCGCCGGAGCCCGGCCACGCGGGCTGA
- a CDS encoding SDR family oxidoreductase: protein MGLLQDKIVLVNGGSQGIGAGIVRAAAREGATVAFTGRRPDAGESLAGELAAQGATASFLRADLADPAQARGSVEQVVAAHGRIDCLVNSAGLTSRGTLLDTTPELFDAHIAINLRAPFFAMQAAVADMVARKAPGTIVNIISNCAHGGYPFLAPYAAAKAGLAGLTRNAAHAHRWDRVRVNGLNLGWTDTEGEDAIQRAFHGAGDDWREEAARAQPMGKLGQVDEIADFVVLLLSDRSGVVTGSVIDWDQNVLGGLG from the coding sequence ATGGGACTGCTTCAGGACAAGATCGTCCTGGTCAACGGGGGCAGCCAGGGGATCGGCGCGGGCATCGTCCGCGCCGCCGCCCGCGAGGGGGCCACGGTGGCGTTCACCGGACGCCGCCCCGACGCCGGTGAGTCGCTGGCCGGGGAGCTGGCCGCCCAGGGCGCCACGGCCTCCTTCCTCCGCGCCGACCTGGCCGATCCCGCGCAGGCACGCGGCAGCGTGGAACAGGTGGTGGCGGCCCACGGCAGGATCGACTGCCTGGTCAACTCCGCCGGGCTCACCTCGCGCGGCACGCTGCTGGACACCACGCCCGAGCTCTTCGACGCGCATATCGCGATCAATCTGCGCGCCCCGTTCTTCGCCATGCAGGCCGCCGTCGCCGACATGGTGGCAAGGAAGGCCCCGGGCACCATCGTCAACATCATCTCCAACTGCGCACACGGCGGATATCCGTTCCTGGCGCCGTACGCCGCCGCGAAGGCCGGGCTCGCGGGCCTGACCCGCAACGCCGCCCACGCCCACCGCTGGGACCGCGTCCGCGTCAACGGCCTCAACCTGGGCTGGACCGACACCGAGGGCGAGGACGCCATCCAGCGCGCCTTCCACGGCGCGGGCGACGACTGGCGCGAGGAGGCGGCCCGCGCCCAGCCGATGGGCAAGCTGGGCCAGGTGGACGAGATCGCCGATTTCGTCGTCCTCCTCCTCTCCGACCGCAGCGGGGTCGTCACCGGCTCGGTCATCGACTGGGACCAGAACGTCCTCGGCGGACTCGGCTGA
- a CDS encoding (2Fe-2S)-binding protein, protein MAPSTSSVITLTINGEKHTLPVDHRTTLLDALREQLDLTGTKKGCDQGQCGACTVLMDGRRAVSCLQLAVAAEGREVTTIEGVAEGDELHPVQQAFLDLDGYQCGYCTPGQICSALAVIEEHAAGWPSAATADVRPEAGPPPLTPDEIRERMSGNLCRCGAYVSIVQAVARAAEARTAGTEEALA, encoded by the coding sequence ATGGCCCCATCGACGTCCAGCGTCATCACGCTGACCATCAACGGCGAGAAACACACGCTGCCCGTCGACCACCGCACCACCCTGCTCGACGCCCTGCGGGAGCAGCTCGACCTCACCGGCACCAAGAAGGGCTGCGACCAGGGCCAGTGCGGTGCCTGCACCGTGCTGATGGACGGCCGCCGGGCCGTCTCCTGTCTCCAGCTCGCGGTGGCGGCCGAGGGCCGTGAGGTCACCACGATCGAGGGCGTGGCCGAGGGCGACGAGCTGCACCCGGTGCAGCAGGCGTTCCTCGACCTCGACGGCTACCAGTGCGGTTACTGCACCCCGGGGCAGATCTGTTCCGCCCTCGCCGTGATCGAGGAGCACGCGGCGGGCTGGCCGAGCGCCGCCACCGCCGACGTCCGCCCCGAAGCGGGGCCCCCGCCCCTCACCCCGGACGAGATCCGGGAGCGGATGAGCGGCAACCTGTGCCGCTGCGGCGCCTATGTGTCGATCGTCCAGGCGGTCGCGCGGGCGGCCGAGGCGCGCACGGCCGGGACCGAGGAGGCCCTCGCATGA